In one window of Nicotiana tabacum cultivar K326 chromosome 12, ASM71507v2, whole genome shotgun sequence DNA:
- the LOC107765024 gene encoding uncharacterized protein LOC107765024 — MTTAARPTWAPAKGGNEQGGTRIFGPSQKYSSRDIAAHTTLKPRKEGQDTQDELQRRNLREELEDRERRHFSKDKGYTDDRDRRRSSQLLLEGGKREIEDRIVPRSADADDADVDVKSGDESDDDDDEDEDDTEALLAELEQIKKEKAEEKLRKERQEQEEELKAKEAELLRGNPLLNHQAQPTSFSVKRRWDDDVVFKNQARGEMKAAKRFINDTIRNDFHRKFLQKYMK, encoded by the exons ATGACGACTGCAGCTAGACCTACTTGGGCACCTGCTAAAGGTGGCAATGAACAAGGTGGAACTCGTATTTTTGGTCCATCTCAAAAGTACTCTTCCAGAGACATTGCAGCTCACACTACCTTAAAGCCCAG AAAGGAGGGACAAGACACCCAGGATGAGTTGCAGAGGAGGAACCTCCGGGAAGAGTTGGAGGACCGCGAGCGGAGGCATTTCTCTAAAGATAAGGGTTATACTG ATGACAGAGATCGTAGGAGAAGTAGTCAACTCCTTTTGGAAG GGGGTAAACGAGAGATTGAAGATCGTATTGTTCCACGGAGTGCTGATGCTGATGATGCTGATGTGGATGTCAAAAGTGGTGATGAGAG TGATGATGACgacgatgaagatgaagatgatacAGAAGCTCTTTTGGCAGAGCTTGAacagataaagaaagaaaaagcagaGGAGAAACTTCGAAAA GAAAGGCAAGAGCAAGAAGAAGAGCTTAAAGCAAAGGAAGCAGAACTATTGAGAGGAAATCCTCTGTTAAACCACCAAGCCCAACCGACATCTTTCAGTGTGAAGAGAAG GTGGGATGATGATGTGGTTTTTAAGAACCAAGCTCGTGGTGAAATGAAGGCAGCCAAGCGCTTTATCAATGACACTATCCGGAACGACTTTCATAGGAAGTTTCTTCAGAAATACATGAAGTAA